A genomic region of Antennarius striatus isolate MH-2024 chromosome 4, ASM4005453v1, whole genome shotgun sequence contains the following coding sequences:
- the LOC137594526 gene encoding teashirt homolog 3-like, producing the protein MPRRKQEAPKRAAAYSPEELTEHNVEEEEAEANDLSSAPQDDLNMKDDFVEQSMGTAKEQTCDQESAGATELSGQDVDSESHVSETSDCLSDFESPHRKADGNLVTASLNGVTKTPPLGMDTLEQMKAIYSSFMSSPLWSPLNFNSTVPQAQSSASTEKPTRSNSTSSSSSSSSGSYDWHQSAVAKTLQQHPAQSRHSTQSEHSLFSTVQLHRQNPKLFGSIFSGASKFRCKGCSAAYDTLVELTVHMNDTGHYRDDNQDRAGSGGKRWSKPRKRSLMEMEGKEDAQKVLKCMYCGHSFESLQDLSVHMIKTKHYQKVPLKEPMAPVAAKIMSSKKRGFMGLDLTASPRSREGTPKTKHLQTDLSELTQKPSSSPYTSHNNRHGHQNGASYAWQFESNKFQILKCMECGSSHNTLQELRTHMMVTGHFLKVTSSVGKRIKTLPEAISPNQGRVSTPTEQRVQSVPLAPTTFSPPPLQATATPPATSPPLREIKKEEVEEECTQQESVGNEKQVTDSVSKKEDAEKEEKCDISMYNYLTEEDLKESPKGGFDILKCLENTVTSAINKAQSGNPSWGGYPSIHAAYQFPSALKLQSGSTEKNSTMKFLFNGGDGSLSSPAKNQPLISPPLSQSSPFTSNNFQAIEELVKKVTEKVAKVEQRVKQLSPKTENHLSPCRSEAEESPKGEADSPQEWRSVTPATSDRGSHRDRASPCMDPKKETAVKSPLTSALRCSTTIITSHTPPEQPFVNPLSALQSVMNIHLGKAAKPSLPNQDPLSLLSRLNQTMAERAAVAAPPSQTKKLESVVDNSFCQATDDEPMDLTKGKSNRGSSAGSAPLTPSSTASSISPSFVTPAKLTVVSPYTSSSPLHENALSDISDMLRNLTQSQHVPKPPSRSRVIDKSEILGSTNDDDDMSLHGHKRKGRHSNWNPQHLLLLQAQFASSLKQTSEGKYIINDLSPQERMHVSRFTGLSMTTISHWLANVKYQLRRTGRTKFLKNLESGQPMFFCSDCASQIRTPAAYVSHLEAHLGFRIKDLAKLSPKQTVRDSHTLSEKLVPLESFLPPQSQVDCSNNGAVYRCQLCVRKFATKHAIKLHLSKSHGKSPEDHLLYVCELEKH; encoded by the coding sequence CCTATTCTCCCGAGGAGCTGACAGAGCACaatgtggaggaagaggaggcagaagcAAATGACCTGTCCTCAGCCCCTCAGGATGACCTTAACATGAAAGATGACTTTGTGGAGCAAAGCATGGGGACTGCCAAGGAACAGACATGTGACCAGGAATCAGCTGGGGCCACAGAGCTCTCTGGACAAGATGTGGACAGTGAGTCACATGTGAGTGAGACTAGTGACTGTCTTTCAGATTTTGAGAGCCCCCATAGAAAAGCTGATGGAAACCTAGTCACAGCATCTCTGAACGGTGTTACTAAAACACCTCCTTTAGGCATGGACACCTTAGAACAAATGAAAGCTATCTACTCCAGCTTCATGAGTAGTCCTTTATGGTCACCACTAAACTTTAATTCAACTGTGCCACAGGCTCAATCGTCAGCTTCAACAGAGAAGCCAACTCGTAGCAACAGTactagtagcagtagtagcagcagcagcggtaGCTATGACTGGCACCAGTCCGCAGTGGCAAAGACTCTTCAGCAGCATCCTGCCCAGAGCCGTCACTCTACTCAGTCTGAGCACAGTCTCTTCAGTACAGTTCAACTCCACAGACAAAACCCAAAACTGTTTGGTTCCATCTTCAGTGGTGCCAGTAAATTCCGTTGTAAGGGCTGTAGTGCTGCTTATGACACCCTGGTAGAGCTGACTGTTCACATGAATGACACAGGCCACTATCGGGATGACAACCAAGACAGGGCAGGCAGTGGCGGAAAACGCTGGTCTAAACCTCGTAAGCGATCACTAATGGAGATGGAGGGTAAAGAGGATGCTCAGAAAGTTTTGAAATGCATGTATTGTGGCCACTCCTTTGAATCACTCCAGGACCTCAGTGTCCACATGATCAAGACCAAACATTACCAGAAAGTGCCTCTAAAGGAGCCCATGGCTCCCGTGGCAGCTAAAATCATGTCTTCTAAGAAAAGGGGATTCATGGGGTTGGACCTCACTGCCTCACCACGTTCAAGAGAAGGAACCCCCAAAACTAAGCATCTACAAACTGACCTGAGTGAACTCACACAGAAACCTTCCTCCAGCCCCTACACCTCCCACAATAACCGCCATGGTCACCAGAATGGGGCCAGTTACGCTTGGCAGTTTGAATCCAACAAATTCCAAATTCTCAAGTGTATGGAATGTGGAAGTTCCCATAACACACTACAAGAGCTGAGAACCCACATGATGGTGACAGGACACTTCCTGAAGGTAACAAGCTCTGTGGGAAAGAGAATTAAAACTCTTCCTGAGGCCATCTCTCCTAATCAGGGGAGAGTTTCCACACCTACCGAACAGAGAGTCCAGTCTGTCCCACTTGCACCAACCACCTTCTCTCCGCCACCTCTTCAAGCTACCGCGACCCCCCCTGCTACCTCCCCTCCTCTTAGAGAGATCAAAAAGGAGGAGGTTGAGGAGGAGTGCACTCAGCAAGAGTCTGTTGGAAATGAGAAGCAAGTGACTGATTCAGTTAGTAAGAAGGAAGATgcagaaaaggaggagaaatgtgACATATCAATGTATAACTATCTTACTGAAGAAGACCTGAAGGAGAGCCCTAAGGGGGGCTTTGATATACTTAAATGTCTGGAAAACACTGTGACATCAGCCATCAACAAGGCACAGAGTGGGAATCCAAGCTGGGGTGGTTACCCAAGTATCCATGCAGCGTACCAGTTTCCTAGTGCCCTCAAGCTCCAATCGGGCAGTACGGAAAAGAATTCCACAATGAAATTCCTTTTCAATGGAGGAGATGGCTCATTGTCCTCCCCTGCCAAGAACCAGCCCCTCATTTCTCCACCTCTTAGTCAATCCTCCCCTTTTACCAGCAACAACTTCCAGGCAATCGAGGAGTTAGtgaagaaagtgacagagaaagtAGCAAAAGTAGAGCAAAGAGTAAAGCAGTTGTCTCCCAAGACAGAGAATCATCTCTCTCCCTGCAGAAGTGAGGCTGAAGAATCACCTAAGGGAGAGGCTGACTCACCTCAAGAATGGAGGTCAGTCACCCCAGCCACTAGCGATCGGGGAAGCCATAGAGACAGAGCATCCCCATGCATGGACCCCAAAAAAGAGACAGCTGTCAAATCTCCACTTACCTCTGCACTGAGATGCAGCACCACCATTATCACTAGCCATACGCCTCCTGAGCAACCCTTTGTCAACCCTCTAAGTGCTCTTCAGTCAGTAATGAACATTCATTTGGGGAAAGCAGCCAAGCCCTCTCTGCCAAACCAAGATCCCCTGAGCCTGCTATCCAGGCTTAACCAGACCATGGCTGAAAGGGCGGCTGTGGCCGCTCCTCCCTCACAGACCAAAAAGCTAGAAAGTGTAGTTGATAATAGTTTTTGCCAGGCAACTGATGATGAGCCTATGGACCTCACTAAAGGGAAAAGCAATAGAGGAAGCTCTGCTGGCTCAGCTCCCCTTACTCCTTCATCCACggcctcctccatctctccctcctttgTTACTCCGGCAAAGCTAACAGTTGTCTCCCCTTACACATCCAGCAGCCCCCTCCATGAAAATGCATTGTCAGATATTTCAGACATGTTGAGGAATCTGACTCAGTCCCAGCATGTCCCAAAGCCTCCATCACGGTCCCGGGTTATAGATAAATCTGAGATTCTGGGCTCtactaatgatgatgatgatatgtcCCTGCATGGTCACAAACGCAAAGGTCGCCACTCAAACTGGAATCCACAGCACCTCCTCCTTCTGCAGGCCCAGTTTGCCTCAAGCCTGAAGCAAACATCAGAGGGGAAGTATATTATCAATGATCTCAGTCCACAGGAAAGAATGCATGTGTCTCGTTTTACAGGTTTGTCCATGACTACCATCAGCCACTGGTTGGCTAATGTCAAGTACCAGCTAAGAAGAACTGGAAGAACCAAGTTTCTCAAGAACCTGGAGTCTGGTCAGCCTATGTTCTTCTGTAGTGACTGTGCCTCACAGATCCGAACCCCTGCAGCGTATGTAAGCCACCTGGAAGCACATCTAGGGTTCAGAATCAAGGATCTGGCCAAGCTGTCCCCCAAACAGACTGTCAGGGACTCTCACACTCTGTCTGAGAAACTAGTGCCCCTGGAGTCCTTCCTTCCTCCACAATCACAAGTTGACTGCAGTAATAATGGGGCAGTGTACCGCTGCCAGCTCTGTGTTCGTAAATTTGCCACTAAGCACGCCATCAAGCTTCACCTCAGCAAGAGCCATGGGAAGTCTCCAGAGGATCATCTGCTCTATGTGTGTGAACTAGAGAAACACTAA